The following coding sequences are from one Sesamum indicum cultivar Zhongzhi No. 13 linkage group LG11, S_indicum_v1.0, whole genome shotgun sequence window:
- the LOC105174102 gene encoding double-strand break repair protein MRE11 isoform X2: MAESAREDKSNMLRILIATDCHLGYMEKDEIRRHDSFQAFEEICSIAEQKQVDLILLGGDLFHENKPSRSTLVKAIEILRRHCLNDRPVQFQVVSDQTVNFANSFGHVNYEDPHFNVGLPVFSIHGNHDDPAGVDNLSAVDILSACNLVNYFGKMVLEGSGVGQITLYPILIKKGSTSVALYGLGNIRDERLNRMFQTPHAVQWMRPEAQEGCQVSDWFNILVLHQNRVKTNPKNAINEHFLPRFLDFIIWGHEHECLVDPKEVPGMGFHITQPGSSVATSLIDGESKPKHVLLLEIKGNQYRPTKIPLNSVRPFEYTEVVLKDEPDIDPNDQNSILEHLDNVVRNLIERANQKAIKKSELKLPLVRVKVDYSGFMTINPQRFGQKYVGKVANPQDILIFSKASRKGRSEDKINDSERLRPEELNQQNIEALVAESNLKMEILPVNDLDVALHNFVNKDDKMAFYSCLQYNLEETRNKIAGDPDVHKFEEEDIIVKVGECLEERVKERASKTKDGQDFTFSGPSSQNVRTRSTEGVGTAASFSDDEDATIFSGSKSTRKGRKELSQSLRSTHDISDAGKTTGRGRGRGRGRGRASNTLKQTTLEASMGFRHSQRSASVAASASVRSMADEVDEVDSDSNDETAKLDVNDIADSSDDAETLEGKGRKRAAPRGKARGSTTSKRGRKSDNPSSSLHRLLASRDDDDEDDDMGKKPNRSQPRVTRNYGALRR; the protein is encoded by the exons GGAAGATAAAAGTAATATGCTTCGGATTTTAATCGCTACGGATTGTCATCTTGGTTATATGGAGAAGGATGAAATTCGCCGGCACGATTCATTTCAGGCATTTGAAGAGATTTGCTCAATTGCTGAGCAGAAACAG GTGGACTTAATACTTCTTGGCGGCGATCTTTTTCATGAGAATAAGCCTTCAAGGTCAACCCTAGTCAAAGCCATTGAAATTCTCCGCCGTCATTGTCTCAACGATAGGCCAGTTCAGTTCCAAGTTGTGAGCGACCAGACAGTGAACTTTGCAAATTC CTTTGGCCATGTGAACTATGAAGATCCCCACTTCAATGTTGGGTTGCCCGTTTTCAGCATTCATGGGAATCATGATGATCCTGCTGGAGTG GACAATCTTTCTGCTGTTGATATCCTTTCAGCATGTAATCTTGTCAACTATTTTGGAAAAATGGTACTTGAGGGTTCTGGTGTGGGGCAGATCACTCTTTATCCTATTCTTATAAAAAAG ggcTCAACATCTGTAGCTCTTTATGGCCTTGGAAATATCAGAGATGAACGCCTGAATCGAATGTTTCAG ACGCCGCATGCGGTGCAGTGGATGCGACCTGAAGCCCAGGAAGGCTGTCAAGTTTCAGACTGGTTCAATATACTAGTACTTCATCAAAATAG AGTGAAGACAAATCCTAAAAACGCAATAAATGAACATTTCCTGCCTcgatttttggattttatcaTCTGGGGGCATGAGCACGAATGCCTTGTTGATCCAAAG GAAGTTCCAGGCATGGGTTTTCACATTACTCAACCTGGTTCATCTGTTGCAACTTCGCTGATAGATGGTGAATCAAAGCCAAAACATGTGCTGCTGTTAGAGATCAAG GGGAATCAGTATCGTCCAACAAAGATACCTCTCAACTCTGTGAGGCCTTTTGAGTACACAGAG GTAGTGCTGAAGGATGAACCTGATATAGACCCTAATGATCAGAATTCTATTCTTGAACACTTGGACAATGTG GTTAGAAATTTGATAGAAAGGGCTAATCAAAAGGCTATTAAGAAATCAGAGCTCAAGCTTCCCTTAGTTCGAGTGAAG gtGGATTATTCTGGGTTTATGACGATAAATCCACAGAGGTTTGGGCAAAAGTATGTGGGGAAG GTTGCAAATCCTCAGgatattcttatattttccAAAGCATCTAGAAAAGGTCGCAGTGAag ataaaattaatgattctGAAAGGCTACGACCGGAAGAGCTGAATCAGCAAAATATTGAAGCTTTAGTTGCTGAAAGTAATCTG aaaatggaGATACTCCCAGTCAATGATTTGGATGTTGCGTTGCACAATTTTGTGAATAAGGATGACAAAATGGCCTTCTATTCTTGTCTGCAATACAACCTCGAAGAAACTCGT AATAAAATTGCTGGGGATCCGGATGTTCATAAGTTTGAAGAGGAAGACATTATTGTCAAAGTTGGAGAGTGCTTAgag GAACGTGTGAAAGAAAGAGCCTCGAAGACAAAAGATGGCCAAGATTTTACATTCAGTGGCCCGTCCTCACAG AATGTAAGGACTAGAAGTACTGAAGGAGTTGGAACTGCTGCTTCCTTCAGTGATGATGAAGATGCTACTATATTCTCTGGCTCAAAGTCTACCAGAAAGGGCAGGAAAGAGCTGTCACAATCTTTGAGGTCCACTCATGATATTTCAGATGCTGGTAAGACTACAGGAAGAGGAAGGGGAAGGGGAAGAGGGAGAGGCAGGGCTTCCAATACATTGAAGCAGACCACATTGGAAGCAAGCATGGGTTTCCGTCATTCACAAAG ATCTGCATCAGTTGCTGCATCTGCTTCTGTCCGGAGTATGGCTGATGAGGTGGATGAAGTGGACTCAGACTCAAATGATGAAACAGCTAAACTTGATGTTAATGATATTGCTGATAGCTCG GATGATGCTGAAACTCTGGAGGGGAAGGGCAGAAAAAGAGCTGCTCCAAGGGGAAAGGCTAGAGGTTCCACCACCTCcaaaaggggaagaaaatCAGATAACCCTTCATCTTCACTCCATAGATTGCTTGCAAGCagagatgatgatgacgagGATGACGACATGGGGAAGAAACCTAATAGATCTCAACCTCGG gtGACAAGAAATTATGGAGCTTTAAGACGGTAG
- the LOC105174102 gene encoding double-strand break repair protein MRE11 isoform X1 — MAESAREDKSNMLRILIATDCHLGYMEKDEIRRHDSFQAFEEICSIAEQKQVDLILLGGDLFHENKPSRSTLVKAIEILRRHCLNDRPVQFQVVSDQTVNFANSFGHVNYEDPHFNVGLPVFSIHGNHDDPAGVDNLSAVDILSACNLVNYFGKMVLEGSGVGQITLYPILIKKGSTSVALYGLGNIRDERLNRMFQTPHAVQWMRPEAQEGCQVSDWFNILVLHQNRVKTNPKNAINEHFLPRFLDFIIWGHEHECLVDPKEVPGMGFHITQPGSSVATSLIDGESKPKHVLLLEIKGNQYRPTKIPLNSVRPFEYTEVVLKDEPDIDPNDQNSILEHLDNVVRNLIERANQKAIKKSELKLPLVRVKVDYSGFMTINPQRFGQKYVGKVANPQDILIFSKASRKGRSEVDKINDSERLRPEELNQQNIEALVAESNLKMEILPVNDLDVALHNFVNKDDKMAFYSCLQYNLEETRNKIAGDPDVHKFEEEDIIVKVGECLEERVKERASKTKDGQDFTFSGPSSQNVRTRSTEGVGTAASFSDDEDATIFSGSKSTRKGRKELSQSLRSTHDISDAGKTTGRGRGRGRGRGRASNTLKQTTLEASMGFRHSQRSASVAASASVRSMADEVDEVDSDSNDETAKLDVNDIADSSDDAETLEGKGRKRAAPRGKARGSTTSKRGRKSDNPSSSLHRLLASRDDDDEDDDMGKKPNRSQPRVTRNYGALRR; from the exons GGAAGATAAAAGTAATATGCTTCGGATTTTAATCGCTACGGATTGTCATCTTGGTTATATGGAGAAGGATGAAATTCGCCGGCACGATTCATTTCAGGCATTTGAAGAGATTTGCTCAATTGCTGAGCAGAAACAG GTGGACTTAATACTTCTTGGCGGCGATCTTTTTCATGAGAATAAGCCTTCAAGGTCAACCCTAGTCAAAGCCATTGAAATTCTCCGCCGTCATTGTCTCAACGATAGGCCAGTTCAGTTCCAAGTTGTGAGCGACCAGACAGTGAACTTTGCAAATTC CTTTGGCCATGTGAACTATGAAGATCCCCACTTCAATGTTGGGTTGCCCGTTTTCAGCATTCATGGGAATCATGATGATCCTGCTGGAGTG GACAATCTTTCTGCTGTTGATATCCTTTCAGCATGTAATCTTGTCAACTATTTTGGAAAAATGGTACTTGAGGGTTCTGGTGTGGGGCAGATCACTCTTTATCCTATTCTTATAAAAAAG ggcTCAACATCTGTAGCTCTTTATGGCCTTGGAAATATCAGAGATGAACGCCTGAATCGAATGTTTCAG ACGCCGCATGCGGTGCAGTGGATGCGACCTGAAGCCCAGGAAGGCTGTCAAGTTTCAGACTGGTTCAATATACTAGTACTTCATCAAAATAG AGTGAAGACAAATCCTAAAAACGCAATAAATGAACATTTCCTGCCTcgatttttggattttatcaTCTGGGGGCATGAGCACGAATGCCTTGTTGATCCAAAG GAAGTTCCAGGCATGGGTTTTCACATTACTCAACCTGGTTCATCTGTTGCAACTTCGCTGATAGATGGTGAATCAAAGCCAAAACATGTGCTGCTGTTAGAGATCAAG GGGAATCAGTATCGTCCAACAAAGATACCTCTCAACTCTGTGAGGCCTTTTGAGTACACAGAG GTAGTGCTGAAGGATGAACCTGATATAGACCCTAATGATCAGAATTCTATTCTTGAACACTTGGACAATGTG GTTAGAAATTTGATAGAAAGGGCTAATCAAAAGGCTATTAAGAAATCAGAGCTCAAGCTTCCCTTAGTTCGAGTGAAG gtGGATTATTCTGGGTTTATGACGATAAATCCACAGAGGTTTGGGCAAAAGTATGTGGGGAAG GTTGCAAATCCTCAGgatattcttatattttccAAAGCATCTAGAAAAGGTCGCAGTGAag tagataaaattaatgattctGAAAGGCTACGACCGGAAGAGCTGAATCAGCAAAATATTGAAGCTTTAGTTGCTGAAAGTAATCTG aaaatggaGATACTCCCAGTCAATGATTTGGATGTTGCGTTGCACAATTTTGTGAATAAGGATGACAAAATGGCCTTCTATTCTTGTCTGCAATACAACCTCGAAGAAACTCGT AATAAAATTGCTGGGGATCCGGATGTTCATAAGTTTGAAGAGGAAGACATTATTGTCAAAGTTGGAGAGTGCTTAgag GAACGTGTGAAAGAAAGAGCCTCGAAGACAAAAGATGGCCAAGATTTTACATTCAGTGGCCCGTCCTCACAG AATGTAAGGACTAGAAGTACTGAAGGAGTTGGAACTGCTGCTTCCTTCAGTGATGATGAAGATGCTACTATATTCTCTGGCTCAAAGTCTACCAGAAAGGGCAGGAAAGAGCTGTCACAATCTTTGAGGTCCACTCATGATATTTCAGATGCTGGTAAGACTACAGGAAGAGGAAGGGGAAGGGGAAGAGGGAGAGGCAGGGCTTCCAATACATTGAAGCAGACCACATTGGAAGCAAGCATGGGTTTCCGTCATTCACAAAG ATCTGCATCAGTTGCTGCATCTGCTTCTGTCCGGAGTATGGCTGATGAGGTGGATGAAGTGGACTCAGACTCAAATGATGAAACAGCTAAACTTGATGTTAATGATATTGCTGATAGCTCG GATGATGCTGAAACTCTGGAGGGGAAGGGCAGAAAAAGAGCTGCTCCAAGGGGAAAGGCTAGAGGTTCCACCACCTCcaaaaggggaagaaaatCAGATAACCCTTCATCTTCACTCCATAGATTGCTTGCAAGCagagatgatgatgacgagGATGACGACATGGGGAAGAAACCTAATAGATCTCAACCTCGG gtGACAAGAAATTATGGAGCTTTAAGACGGTAG
- the LOC105174102 gene encoding double-strand break repair protein MRE11 isoform X3, with translation MKFAGTIHFRHLKRFAQLLSRNSFGHVNYEDPHFNVGLPVFSIHGNHDDPAGVDNLSAVDILSACNLVNYFGKMVLEGSGVGQITLYPILIKKGSTSVALYGLGNIRDERLNRMFQTPHAVQWMRPEAQEGCQVSDWFNILVLHQNRVKTNPKNAINEHFLPRFLDFIIWGHEHECLVDPKEVPGMGFHITQPGSSVATSLIDGESKPKHVLLLEIKGNQYRPTKIPLNSVRPFEYTEVVLKDEPDIDPNDQNSILEHLDNVVRNLIERANQKAIKKSELKLPLVRVKVDYSGFMTINPQRFGQKYVGKVANPQDILIFSKASRKGRSEVDKINDSERLRPEELNQQNIEALVAESNLKMEILPVNDLDVALHNFVNKDDKMAFYSCLQYNLEETRNKIAGDPDVHKFEEEDIIVKVGECLEERVKERASKTKDGQDFTFSGPSSQNVRTRSTEGVGTAASFSDDEDATIFSGSKSTRKGRKELSQSLRSTHDISDAGKTTGRGRGRGRGRGRASNTLKQTTLEASMGFRHSQRSASVAASASVRSMADEVDEVDSDSNDETAKLDVNDIADSSDDAETLEGKGRKRAAPRGKARGSTTSKRGRKSDNPSSSLHRLLASRDDDDEDDDMGKKPNRSQPRVTRNYGALRR, from the exons ATGAAATTCGCCGGCACGATTCATTTCAGGCATTTGAAGAGATTTGCTCAATTGCTGAGCAGAAACAG CTTTGGCCATGTGAACTATGAAGATCCCCACTTCAATGTTGGGTTGCCCGTTTTCAGCATTCATGGGAATCATGATGATCCTGCTGGAGTG GACAATCTTTCTGCTGTTGATATCCTTTCAGCATGTAATCTTGTCAACTATTTTGGAAAAATGGTACTTGAGGGTTCTGGTGTGGGGCAGATCACTCTTTATCCTATTCTTATAAAAAAG ggcTCAACATCTGTAGCTCTTTATGGCCTTGGAAATATCAGAGATGAACGCCTGAATCGAATGTTTCAG ACGCCGCATGCGGTGCAGTGGATGCGACCTGAAGCCCAGGAAGGCTGTCAAGTTTCAGACTGGTTCAATATACTAGTACTTCATCAAAATAG AGTGAAGACAAATCCTAAAAACGCAATAAATGAACATTTCCTGCCTcgatttttggattttatcaTCTGGGGGCATGAGCACGAATGCCTTGTTGATCCAAAG GAAGTTCCAGGCATGGGTTTTCACATTACTCAACCTGGTTCATCTGTTGCAACTTCGCTGATAGATGGTGAATCAAAGCCAAAACATGTGCTGCTGTTAGAGATCAAG GGGAATCAGTATCGTCCAACAAAGATACCTCTCAACTCTGTGAGGCCTTTTGAGTACACAGAG GTAGTGCTGAAGGATGAACCTGATATAGACCCTAATGATCAGAATTCTATTCTTGAACACTTGGACAATGTG GTTAGAAATTTGATAGAAAGGGCTAATCAAAAGGCTATTAAGAAATCAGAGCTCAAGCTTCCCTTAGTTCGAGTGAAG gtGGATTATTCTGGGTTTATGACGATAAATCCACAGAGGTTTGGGCAAAAGTATGTGGGGAAG GTTGCAAATCCTCAGgatattcttatattttccAAAGCATCTAGAAAAGGTCGCAGTGAag tagataaaattaatgattctGAAAGGCTACGACCGGAAGAGCTGAATCAGCAAAATATTGAAGCTTTAGTTGCTGAAAGTAATCTG aaaatggaGATACTCCCAGTCAATGATTTGGATGTTGCGTTGCACAATTTTGTGAATAAGGATGACAAAATGGCCTTCTATTCTTGTCTGCAATACAACCTCGAAGAAACTCGT AATAAAATTGCTGGGGATCCGGATGTTCATAAGTTTGAAGAGGAAGACATTATTGTCAAAGTTGGAGAGTGCTTAgag GAACGTGTGAAAGAAAGAGCCTCGAAGACAAAAGATGGCCAAGATTTTACATTCAGTGGCCCGTCCTCACAG AATGTAAGGACTAGAAGTACTGAAGGAGTTGGAACTGCTGCTTCCTTCAGTGATGATGAAGATGCTACTATATTCTCTGGCTCAAAGTCTACCAGAAAGGGCAGGAAAGAGCTGTCACAATCTTTGAGGTCCACTCATGATATTTCAGATGCTGGTAAGACTACAGGAAGAGGAAGGGGAAGGGGAAGAGGGAGAGGCAGGGCTTCCAATACATTGAAGCAGACCACATTGGAAGCAAGCATGGGTTTCCGTCATTCACAAAG ATCTGCATCAGTTGCTGCATCTGCTTCTGTCCGGAGTATGGCTGATGAGGTGGATGAAGTGGACTCAGACTCAAATGATGAAACAGCTAAACTTGATGTTAATGATATTGCTGATAGCTCG GATGATGCTGAAACTCTGGAGGGGAAGGGCAGAAAAAGAGCTGCTCCAAGGGGAAAGGCTAGAGGTTCCACCACCTCcaaaaggggaagaaaatCAGATAACCCTTCATCTTCACTCCATAGATTGCTTGCAAGCagagatgatgatgacgagGATGACGACATGGGGAAGAAACCTAATAGATCTCAACCTCGG gtGACAAGAAATTATGGAGCTTTAAGACGGTAG